The Thalassococcus sp. S3 genome includes a window with the following:
- the bchM gene encoding magnesium protoporphyrin IX methyltransferase codes for MTAYDQTLARVETYFDRTATQTWARLTSDAPVSKVRETVRAGRDRMRDLILSRLPSDLSGQRVLDAGCGAGQMSVELARRGAEVVACDISPSLVDIAKLRTPPELLRRITYVAGDMLDATHGRFDHVVAMDSLIYYTGSDIGAALKRLEPRTQGNIVFTVAPRTPLLMTMWYAGKLFPRSDRSPVMIPHDHGRLARDVKAQGVGRLLRPVDQITSGFYISQAMELRG; via the coding sequence GTGACCGCCTACGACCAGACACTCGCCCGCGTCGAGACCTATTTCGACAGGACCGCGACCCAGACCTGGGCGCGGCTCACCAGCGATGCGCCGGTGTCGAAAGTGCGCGAGACAGTGCGGGCCGGGCGCGACCGGATGCGTGACCTGATTCTGTCCCGCCTGCCTTCCGATCTGAGCGGGCAGCGGGTGCTGGATGCGGGTTGCGGCGCCGGGCAGATGTCGGTCGAGCTTGCACGGCGGGGGGCGGAGGTCGTGGCCTGCGATATCTCGCCCTCGCTGGTGGACATCGCCAAGCTGCGCACCCCTCCGGAATTGCTGCGGCGGATCACTTATGTGGCGGGCGATATGCTGGATGCCACCCATGGCCGTTTTGACCATGTCGTCGCGATGGACAGCCTGATCTACTACACCGGCTCGGACATTGGCGCAGCCCTGAAGCGGCTGGAGCCGCGCACGCAAGGCAACATCGTATTCACCGTCGCCCCACGCACGCCGCTTCTGATGACGATGTGGTATGCGGGCAAGCTCTTCCCCCGATCAGACCGCTCCCCCGTCATGATCCCGCATGATCACGGGCGTCTGGCGCGGGACGTGAAGGCACAGGGAGTCGGGCGGCTTTTGCGGCCCGTCGATCAGATCACTTCGGGCTTTTACATTTCTCAGGCCATGGAGCTTCGAGGATGA
- a CDS encoding PucC family protein, translating into MKNRLKELSLSWLPFADAASEDLPLSQILRLSLFQVSVGMASVMLLGTLNRVMIVELSVPAMIVAVMIALPVLIAPFRALLGFRSDTYRSAIGWKRVPYIWFGSLWQFGGLAIMPFALLVLGGDVVHELPFAGEVLAGLAFLMTGLGLHMTQTAGLALASDRATDETRPRVVALLYVMFLVGMGLSAVIIGWLLSDYSDLQLIRVVQGTAVVGVLLNLIALWKQEQVRPMSRKEREAPRPRFADAWADFARGGRAGRLLACVFVGTMAFSMQDVLLEPYGGEILGLSVSATTLLTAMWAGGALLGFAYAGRQMGRGSNAYRLAGLGVLAGVWAFSMVIFAAPMNSAPLFFAGAGLIGFGAGLFAVSTLMAAMTMPAEGLAGRGLALGAWGAAQATAAGVAIALGGTLRDWIGALAMQGAFGEGMMSPSVGYSFVYHTEIALLFVTLAILGPLVRTSGAASLQQPGPARLGLADFPT; encoded by the coding sequence ATGAAGAACCGGCTCAAAGAGCTTTCCCTGTCCTGGCTGCCCTTCGCGGATGCGGCCAGCGAGGATTTGCCGCTGAGCCAGATCCTGCGGCTCTCGCTGTTTCAGGTGTCGGTCGGCATGGCGTCTGTCATGCTGTTGGGCACGCTGAACCGCGTGATGATTGTCGAGCTGTCGGTGCCCGCGATGATCGTGGCGGTGATGATCGCGCTGCCCGTTCTGATCGCCCCCTTCCGCGCGCTTCTGGGCTTTCGGTCCGACACCTATCGCTCTGCCATCGGGTGGAAGCGGGTGCCCTACATCTGGTTCGGCTCTCTGTGGCAGTTTGGCGGGCTGGCGATCATGCCCTTTGCCCTTCTGGTGCTGGGTGGCGATGTCGTGCATGAGCTTCCCTTTGCCGGAGAGGTCCTGGCCGGGCTGGCCTTCCTGATGACCGGCCTTGGCCTGCACATGACCCAGACCGCTGGGCTGGCGCTGGCAAGCGACCGGGCAACGGATGAGACGCGGCCCCGGGTTGTCGCACTGCTATACGTCATGTTCTTGGTGGGCATGGGGCTTTCGGCGGTGATCATCGGCTGGCTTCTGTCGGATTACTCCGATCTGCAACTGATCCGCGTCGTTCAGGGCACTGCTGTCGTGGGCGTGCTGCTCAACCTGATTGCGCTGTGGAAGCAGGAACAGGTCCGCCCCATGAGCCGGAAGGAGCGGGAGGCGCCCCGCCCCCGCTTTGCCGATGCCTGGGCCGATTTCGCGCGCGGTGGCCGCGCCGGGCGGCTGCTGGCCTGTGTCTTTGTGGGCACCATGGCCTTCAGCATGCAGGACGTGCTGCTGGAGCCTTACGGCGGTGAGATCCTTGGCCTCTCGGTCAGCGCCACCACGCTTCTGACCGCAATGTGGGCTGGCGGAGCGCTTCTGGGCTTTGCCTATGCCGGGCGGCAGATGGGGCGTGGGTCCAACGCGTACCGTCTGGCGGGCCTTGGCGTTCTGGCGGGCGTCTGGGCGTTTTCGATGGTGATCTTCGCCGCACCCATGAATTCCGCGCCTCTCTTCTTTGCTGGCGCGGGCCTGATCGGCTTTGGCGCGGGCCTCTTTGCCGTCTCCACGCTGATGGCCGCGATGACCATGCCCGCCGAAGGGCTCGCCGGTCGTGGCCTCGCGCTCGGTGCCTGGGGTGCGGCACAGGCCACCGCCGCCGGTGTTGCCATCGCGCTTGGCGGCACGCTGCGCGACTGGATTGGCGCGCTCGCCATGCAAGGCGCGTTCGGCGAAGGGATGATGAGCCCGTCCGTCGGTTACTCCTTCGTCTATCACACTGAAATCGCTCTTCTTTTCGTCACACTCGCCATCTTGGGACCGCTTGTGCGGACCTCCGGGGCGGCGTCACTTCAACAACCGGGACCGGCCAGATTGGGCCTGGCCGATTTCCCGACCTGA
- the puhA gene encoding photosynthetic reaction center subunit H, translating into MVNAFFGEFDLASLTLWLFYGFFALLIIYIQRENMREGYPMEDDDGNVAPNQGPYPLPEDKTFKLPHGRGEVTVPSGQNPDRKDLALRRTSKANGFPMEPTGDPMLDGVGPASWAPRRDVPELDGHGHPKIVPMSANEAFAVAAGRDPRGLPVMSGDGEIVGEVTDMWIDEPEQLVRYLEYKLDPKWGEGTRLVPMTLVRIWSNQVKIKSIYAKHFATVPTIASPRQVTLLEEEKISAYYGGGKLYADSSRLEPQI; encoded by the coding sequence ATGGTAAACGCATTTTTCGGAGAGTTCGATCTCGCCAGCCTCACGCTCTGGCTGTTCTACGGCTTCTTCGCGCTGCTGATCATCTACATCCAGCGCGAGAACATGCGCGAAGGCTATCCGATGGAGGATGACGACGGCAACGTGGCCCCGAACCAGGGCCCCTACCCCCTGCCCGAGGACAAGACCTTCAAATTGCCCCATGGCCGGGGTGAGGTGACCGTGCCCAGCGGACAGAACCCGGACCGCAAGGATCTGGCCCTGCGCCGGACGTCGAAAGCCAACGGCTTCCCGATGGAACCGACAGGCGATCCGATGCTCGACGGTGTCGGCCCCGCCTCCTGGGCGCCCCGCCGGGACGTGCCGGAACTGGACGGCCACGGCCACCCCAAGATCGTGCCGATGTCGGCCAACGAGGCCTTTGCCGTTGCCGCCGGACGTGATCCACGCGGCCTACCCGTGATGTCCGGCGACGGAGAGATCGTGGGCGAGGTCACCGATATGTGGATCGACGAGCCCGAGCAGCTGGTGCGCTATCTTGAATACAAGCTCGACCCGAAATGGGGCGAGGGCACCCGTCTGGTCCCGATGACGCTGGTGCGGATCTGGTCGAACCAGGTGAAGATCAAGTCGATCTATGCCAAGCATTTCGCCACCGTGCCGACTATCGCCTCCCCGCGTCAGGTCACGCTCCTCGAGGAGGAAAAGATCAGCGCCTATTACGGCGGCGGCAAGCTTTATGCCGACAGCAGCCGGCTTGAGCCGCAGATCTGA